One window from the genome of Natrialba magadii ATCC 43099 encodes:
- a CDS encoding ABC transporter permease, producing the protein MSDENPTRDGVEAQAQAQPHNQPQTATTTPPGAKHVLKTIIGRELRTIARTRTFYVLALALAAVVLGVAWTGGGIRAGFVPTAVDLLTPLELLVPVVAVAFGYRAVLADEQRGELDVLETYPVSNRSIVLGVYVGRVIGLLVAIVVPLVLVAIAVVVAEEDRILIYASHAGVDSPLLFARFVVLTALFAMAVLAVAIAVSAAVSATRSALALAVVALVVLLVGLDLLLVYGFTSGLIGDGALVHSLALSPLSAFRGLVFDTVVVVAAGTGPAVASPLASVLGLVGWTVGSLALASWLLNR; encoded by the coding sequence ATGAGTGACGAGAATCCGACTCGAGATGGAGTTGAGGCGCAGGCGCAGGCGCAGCCCCACAACCAACCCCAGACAGCCACCACAACCCCCCCTGGAGCAAAACACGTCCTCAAAACCATCATCGGACGCGAACTCCGAACGATCGCCCGAACCCGAACGTTCTACGTCCTCGCCCTCGCACTCGCCGCCGTCGTCCTGGGGGTCGCCTGGACCGGCGGCGGAATCCGTGCCGGGTTCGTCCCCACCGCCGTCGATCTCCTGACACCACTCGAGTTACTCGTTCCCGTCGTCGCGGTCGCGTTCGGCTACCGCGCCGTGCTCGCCGACGAACAGCGCGGTGAACTCGACGTTCTCGAGACGTATCCCGTCTCGAACCGATCGATCGTTCTCGGTGTCTACGTGGGGCGGGTGATCGGACTCCTCGTGGCGATCGTCGTCCCGCTGGTGCTCGTGGCGATTGCCGTCGTCGTCGCCGAGGAGGATCGGATACTGATCTACGCCAGCCACGCGGGTGTCGACTCGCCGCTCCTGTTCGCTCGGTTCGTCGTGCTGACGGCGCTGTTCGCGATGGCGGTGCTTGCCGTCGCGATTGCGGTTTCGGCGGCAGTGAGCGCTACGCGGAGTGCACTTGCACTCGCAGTCGTTGCACTCGTCGTGTTACTGGTCGGGCTCGACCTGCTGCTCGTCTACGGCTTTACGTCCGGGCTGATCGGTGACGGCGCGCTCGTCCACTCGCTCGCGCTCAGTCCGCTCAGTGCCTTCCGGGGACTGGTCTTCGATACCGTGGTGGTCGTCGCGGCCGGCACCGGTCCGGCAGTTGCCTCGCCGCTGGCGAGTGTGCTCGGATTGGTCGGCTGGACTGTCGGCTCGCTTGCGCTCGCGAGTTGGCTACTGAATCGCTAA
- a CDS encoding nitrous oxide reductase accessory protein NosL, with the protein MNRRNRSANAERGTTRRTILAGATTAAIGLAAGCLSEDEESVPDPISIDSEQGCDNCTMTIGNQPGPAGQVHYEDPADVLDDDADRPAQFCSSLCAYAFSFEHEDTADPEVTYLTDYSAVDYEVDESSDSDNYVLSRHLDADAFAAATGLDLIVDSEVEGAMGGSIVAFSDSDDADAFNEEYGGEHYEHEDVTGELVMSLM; encoded by the coding sequence ATGAACAGACGAAATCGGTCAGCGAATGCTGAACGGGGAACGACACGTCGAACGATCCTCGCAGGGGCGACGACTGCCGCGATCGGCCTGGCTGCCGGCTGTCTCAGCGAGGACGAGGAGTCCGTCCCCGATCCGATCAGTATCGACAGCGAACAGGGCTGTGACAACTGTACGATGACGATCGGAAACCAGCCGGGGCCTGCGGGCCAGGTCCACTACGAAGACCCCGCGGACGTTCTCGACGACGATGCGGACCGACCAGCTCAGTTCTGTAGCTCGCTGTGTGCGTATGCCTTCTCGTTCGAGCACGAAGACACCGCAGATCCCGAGGTGACGTACCTGACTGACTACTCCGCCGTCGACTACGAGGTCGACGAGAGCAGCGACAGCGACAACTACGTCCTCAGCCGTCATCTGGACGCCGACGCGTTTGCAGCAGCGACCGGACTCGACCTCATCGTCGATAGCGAGGTCGAAGGTGCGATGGGTGGCTCGATCGTTGCATTTAGCGACTCCGACGATGCGGACGCGTTCAACGAGGAGTATGGCGGTGAGCACTACGAGCACGAGGACGTGACCGGGGAACTCGTAATGTCGTTGATGTAG
- a CDS encoding TRAM domain-containing protein, protein MLGPASLVLGVFVMILFASWLVRRVRGSSRTSGDQRESWESHQEAQGREPPVEIGEEYEVAIQEFTEHHTGERQAVCKVEGFVIFVEDVPDHHEPTDVISASILSFNRGHTSATATYAG, encoded by the coding sequence ATGCTCGGACCAGCGTCGCTCGTCCTGGGGGTATTCGTGATGATACTGTTCGCGTCGTGGCTCGTCCGCCGTGTTCGCGGCTCGAGTCGGACCTCGGGTGACCAACGCGAGTCCTGGGAAAGTCACCAGGAGGCCCAGGGTCGCGAACCGCCAGTCGAGATCGGCGAGGAATACGAAGTCGCAATTCAGGAGTTTACCGAACACCACACGGGCGAGCGCCAGGCCGTCTGCAAGGTCGAAGGGTTCGTGATCTTCGTCGAGGACGTGCCGGACCACCACGAACCGACAGACGTGATCAGCGCCTCTATTCTCTCGTTCAACCGTGGGCACACGTCGGCGACGGCGACCTACGCCGGCTGA
- a CDS encoding DMT family transporter produces MVLEVSESALGVGLAVAGALAFAGQFLCVRLGVHDGDVTDAVLVVLLCNVVLVGFPVLVLYPPPYTGLYTQTSLASFAAAGLVGMFVARLLMFKSTDEIGASLTSPIVASNVLFATVFAVVLLDEQLTPVHLLGIVLVVAGLAVVSWETAATTARDRSLRETGVTLLLPLGAAVCIGLEPIFVSVGLAEGTAVLPGLVAMAGSATIGFVGYQLWTGSLRRIPLRDRATFWYVAAGVSTTVAFVAYFAALEIAPVVVVMPLLQLTPLFVVVLSALFLPTRLEHVSWRVGVAAVIVVLGASFVSVSG; encoded by the coding sequence ATGGTACTCGAGGTCTCCGAGTCAGCGCTCGGAGTCGGGCTCGCAGTCGCCGGTGCGTTGGCGTTCGCCGGCCAGTTTTTGTGCGTGCGCCTGGGTGTCCACGACGGCGATGTCACGGACGCCGTACTCGTCGTCTTGCTATGTAACGTCGTCCTCGTCGGCTTCCCCGTGCTGGTGCTTTACCCACCGCCGTACACGGGACTGTACACCCAGACCTCGCTCGCGTCGTTCGCTGCGGCCGGCCTTGTCGGGATGTTCGTCGCACGGCTGCTCATGTTCAAGAGCACGGACGAGATCGGCGCGAGTCTGACCTCACCGATCGTGGCCTCGAACGTGCTCTTCGCGACGGTGTTCGCCGTGGTACTCCTCGATGAGCAGCTTACACCGGTCCACCTCCTCGGCATCGTGCTTGTCGTCGCCGGCCTGGCCGTCGTCTCCTGGGAAACCGCTGCGACGACGGCACGCGACCGCTCGCTCCGCGAAACCGGTGTGACGCTCCTGTTACCACTCGGAGCCGCGGTCTGTATCGGACTCGAGCCGATCTTCGTCTCCGTCGGATTGGCCGAGGGGACGGCGGTCCTGCCGGGCCTGGTCGCCATGGCTGGTTCGGCGACGATCGGATTCGTGGGCTACCAGCTCTGGACTGGCTCGCTTCGGCGGATTCCACTTCGCGATCGGGCCACGTTCTGGTACGTTGCAGCCGGCGTCTCGACGACCGTTGCCTTCGTCGCGTACTTTGCGGCACTCGAGATCGCCCCCGTCGTCGTGGTCATGCCGCTGCTTCAGCTCACGCCGTTGTTCGTGGTCGTGCTCTCTGCACTCTTCTTGCCGACGCGACTCGAGCACGTCAGCTGGCGCGTTGGCGTGGCTGCGGTGATCGTCGTGCTGGGGGCGTCGTTCGTGTCGGTCTCGGGGTGA
- the arcS gene encoding archaeosine synthase subunit alpha, translating to MTEYFEVHERDGAARVGELRLDFEAVAGDADSDSDTDSNPDTAPDRTPPQTTPALVDDVLEDAGSLWSAEREFPDGDESALTVLPHRSFPGGTADEVQESFAVDYPDVEFPSVAVVSSDHVDDHGTDAYAVSDVQSFTGHGAGLVEAVVNVRDEIPTDTALFFSGVATPRNVALLAYAGVDLFDRTAAIVKGTEGRYLTTDEAYFLEDLEELPCSCPACQQPREAFTREDCVDHNVNALEAELGIVRRRIRDGRLRDYVEGQARQDQWLTAAMRELDSQWGYLAERTPILRDAQIDAATEDTLRRVEIQRYADRVTTRYQNRFKNPLVLVPCSAAKPYSESQSHRQFHDAIQWRAHLVSMTSPIGVVPQELETTYPAQHYDTVVTGRWSEDEKQFVSEVLRRYLERNEYPKIIAHVPNEGYRDIVGRVEEELDLDITYTVNEHPTDDESLANLSEALSGELKYSKREREHNTVRAIADYLLGDGAGDDLFEDIQTTSRYPKIQVRDREDTQLATMVPQYGTLSFTLAGARRWVDSDAPVKRVEIDGFVPHGSVLAPGVVEADEEIRVGDEVVVEGPKAFGVGRAEMFGREMAESSRGIAAEIRHVEEK from the coding sequence ATGACCGAGTACTTCGAAGTCCACGAGCGCGACGGGGCCGCGCGCGTGGGCGAGCTGCGCCTCGATTTCGAGGCCGTCGCTGGCGATGCTGATTCCGATTCGGACACCGATTCGAACCCCGACACTGCTCCCGATCGAACCCCACCCCAAACGACACCCGCGCTCGTCGACGACGTACTCGAGGACGCGGGCTCGCTCTGGTCGGCAGAGCGCGAGTTCCCGGACGGCGACGAGTCCGCACTGACGGTGCTCCCGCATCGGTCGTTCCCGGGCGGGACGGCCGACGAGGTACAGGAGTCGTTCGCCGTCGACTATCCGGACGTCGAGTTTCCCAGTGTGGCAGTCGTCTCGAGTGACCACGTCGACGACCACGGGACGGACGCCTACGCAGTCTCTGACGTGCAGTCGTTCACCGGCCACGGTGCGGGGCTCGTCGAGGCGGTCGTGAACGTCCGCGACGAAATTCCGACTGACACCGCGCTGTTCTTTTCGGGTGTCGCAACGCCACGAAACGTCGCGCTGCTGGCGTACGCTGGCGTCGACCTCTTTGACCGAACCGCGGCCATCGTAAAGGGAACTGAGGGTCGGTACCTGACCACCGACGAGGCCTACTTCCTCGAGGATCTGGAAGAGTTGCCGTGCTCCTGTCCAGCCTGCCAGCAGCCCCGCGAGGCGTTCACCCGCGAGGACTGCGTCGACCACAACGTCAACGCTCTGGAGGCGGAACTCGGTATCGTCCGCCGGCGGATTCGTGACGGCCGCCTGCGCGACTACGTCGAGGGCCAGGCCCGCCAGGATCAGTGGCTCACCGCCGCAATGCGCGAACTCGACTCGCAGTGGGGCTACCTGGCGGAACGGACGCCGATCCTCCGTGATGCACAGATCGACGCCGCGACCGAGGACACCCTCCGTCGCGTCGAGATCCAGCGCTACGCCGACCGGGTCACCACACGGTACCAGAACCGATTCAAGAACCCGCTCGTGCTGGTCCCCTGCTCGGCCGCCAAACCCTACAGCGAGTCCCAGAGCCACCGCCAGTTCCACGACGCAATCCAGTGGCGCGCCCACCTCGTCTCGATGACGAGCCCCATCGGCGTCGTTCCGCAGGAACTCGAGACCACCTACCCAGCCCAGCACTACGACACCGTGGTCACGGGCCGCTGGTCTGAGGACGAAAAGCAGTTCGTGAGCGAGGTGCTCCGGCGGTATCTCGAGCGCAACGAGTATCCGAAGATCATCGCTCACGTCCCCAACGAGGGGTACCGCGACATCGTCGGCCGTGTCGAAGAGGAACTGGATCTCGACATCACCTACACCGTCAACGAGCATCCTACCGACGACGAATCCCTCGCGAACCTGAGCGAGGCGCTGTCGGGCGAACTCAAATACTCCAAACGCGAGCGCGAGCACAACACCGTCCGCGCCATCGCGGACTACCTGCTCGGCGACGGGGCCGGTGACGACCTCTTCGAGGATATCCAGACCACCAGCCGCTACCCGAAGATTCAGGTCCGCGACCGGGAGGACACGCAACTGGCGACGATGGTGCCCCAGTACGGCACGCTCTCGTTCACACTCGCAGGCGCGCGCCGCTGGGTCGACAGCGATGCGCCGGTCAAGCGCGTCGAAATCGACGGCTTCGTTCCCCACGGCAGCGTGCTCGCGCCGGGTGTGGTCGAGGCCGACGAGGAGATCCGCGTGGGAGACGAGGTCGTCGTCGAGGGGCCGAAGGCGTTCGGCGTCGGCCGCGCCGAGATGTTCGGCCGCGAGATGGCCGAGAGTTCGCGCGGGATTGCGGCTGAGATTCGCCACGTTGAAGAGAAGTAA
- a CDS encoding nucleotidyltransferase domain-containing protein codes for MGNVNGAVDALEAADLITVQRDARANQVTINMTNLSKPDDRVTLVPQREFRQPIREVLTRLVDSVSSEIGVVLFGSVARGDADRASDVDLFVVVPEKRMVAQREAHEIEKEIATERFDGHRYEFHIVVETRDAAPTHDRISDILTDGITLRPAAALDAVKQEVFTNGA; via the coding sequence ATGGGAAACGTAAACGGCGCTGTAGATGCGTTGGAGGCCGCAGACCTGATTACAGTACAGCGCGACGCCCGGGCGAATCAAGTGACAATCAATATGACGAACCTCTCCAAGCCGGATGATCGCGTCACGTTAGTTCCGCAGAGGGAATTCCGGCAGCCGATCCGCGAGGTCCTCACACGACTCGTCGACTCTGTGAGCAGCGAAATCGGCGTGGTTTTGTTCGGAAGTGTCGCTCGTGGTGACGCCGACAGAGCCAGCGACGTGGATCTCTTTGTCGTGGTACCGGAGAAGCGGATGGTGGCACAACGAGAAGCGCACGAGATCGAGAAAGAGATCGCCACCGAACGCTTCGACGGCCATCGGTACGAGTTCCATATCGTCGTCGAAACGCGAGATGCCGCCCCGACGCACGATCGAATTTCGGACATTCTCACCGACGGAATTACGCTGCGCCCCGCTGCTGCGTTGGATGCTGTGAAACAGGAGGTGTTCACAAATGGGGCTTGA